One part of the Vitis riparia cultivar Riparia Gloire de Montpellier isolate 1030 chromosome 8, EGFV_Vit.rip_1.0, whole genome shotgun sequence genome encodes these proteins:
- the LOC117919617 gene encoding nuclear transcription factor Y subunit B-1-like isoform X1, whose product MADSAASPGEGSHESGEQTPHSNVREQDRFLPIANISRIMKKALPANGKIAKDAKEIMQECVSEFISFITSEASDKCQREKRKTINGDDLLWAMATLGFEDYIDPLKLYLAAYREMEGDTKGPAKGGDGPARKDAAGAQSSINSHISHQGPYTQNVNYETPQMERQIAYPEGGAFSIISQTQHLMVPLDGTK is encoded by the exons ATGGCCGACTCTGCTGCGAGCCCCGGCGAAGGAAGTCACGAGAGCGGCGAGCAGACCCCCCACTCGAACGTGCGCGAGCAAGATCGGTTTCTTCCGATCGCGAATATTAGCCGGATCATGAAGAAGGCGCTTCCCGCGAATGGAAAGATCGCTAAGGATGCGAAAGAGATCATGCAAGAATGCGTCTCGGAGTTCATCAGTTTCATCACTAGCGA GGCGAGTGATAAATGTCAGAGAGAGAAGAGGAAGACTATTAATGGGGATGATTTGCTCTGGGCAATGGCGACTTTAGGGTTTGAGGATTATATCGATCCGCTGAAGTTGTACTTGGCTGCATACAGAGAG ATGGAG GGTGACACCAAGGGACCGGCAAAGGGTGGAGATGGGCCGGCTAGGAAAGATGCAGCTGGAGCTCAATCAAGCATTAATTCCCAC ATTTCACATCAAGGTCCTTACACGCAAAATGTGAACTATGAGACTCCTCAA ATGGAGAGGCAGATTGCTTATCCAGAAGGGGGAGCTTTTTCCATCATA TCACAGACTCAACATTTGATGGTTCCCTTGGATGGCACAAAGTAG
- the LOC117919617 gene encoding nuclear transcription factor Y subunit B-1-like isoform X2 — MADSAASPGEGSHESGEQTPHSNVREQDRFLPIANISRIMKKALPANGKIAKDAKEIMQECVSEFISFITSEASDKCQREKRKTINGDDLLWAMATLGFEDYIDPLKLYLAAYREMEGDTKGPAKGGDGPARKDAAGAQSSINSHISHQGPYTQNVNYETPQSQTQHLMVPLDGTK; from the exons ATGGCCGACTCTGCTGCGAGCCCCGGCGAAGGAAGTCACGAGAGCGGCGAGCAGACCCCCCACTCGAACGTGCGCGAGCAAGATCGGTTTCTTCCGATCGCGAATATTAGCCGGATCATGAAGAAGGCGCTTCCCGCGAATGGAAAGATCGCTAAGGATGCGAAAGAGATCATGCAAGAATGCGTCTCGGAGTTCATCAGTTTCATCACTAGCGA GGCGAGTGATAAATGTCAGAGAGAGAAGAGGAAGACTATTAATGGGGATGATTTGCTCTGGGCAATGGCGACTTTAGGGTTTGAGGATTATATCGATCCGCTGAAGTTGTACTTGGCTGCATACAGAGAG ATGGAG GGTGACACCAAGGGACCGGCAAAGGGTGGAGATGGGCCGGCTAGGAAAGATGCAGCTGGAGCTCAATCAAGCATTAATTCCCAC ATTTCACATCAAGGTCCTTACACGCAAAATGTGAACTATGAGACTCCTCAA TCACAGACTCAACATTTGATGGTTCCCTTGGATGGCACAAAGTAG